From one Lolium rigidum isolate FL_2022 chromosome 4, APGP_CSIRO_Lrig_0.1, whole genome shotgun sequence genomic stretch:
- the LOC124650585 gene encoding nascent polypeptide-associated complex subunit alpha-like protein 1 — MTAETAAQEELLRAVLEEQKNAAAAGGDEPVVEDDDDEDDDDDDEDDKDDDDAEGADASGRSKQSRSEKKSRKAMLKLGMKSITGVSRVTVKKSKNILFVISKPDVFKSPASDTYVIFGEAKIEDLSSQLQSQAAEQFKAPDLSSVISNPGASAAAQDDDEDCDEEGVEPKDIELVMTQAGVPRAKAVRSLKAANGDIVSAIMELTN, encoded by the exons ATGACGGCAGAGACCGCCGCGCAGGAGGAGCTCCTCCGCGCCGTCCTGGAAGAGCAGAAGAACGCGGCAGCGGCG GGAGGAGATGAGCCGGTagttgaggacgacgatgatgaggatgacgatgatgatgatgaggatgacaaagatgatgatgatgctgagg GAGCTGATGCAAGTGGAAGATCTAAGCAGAGTCGGAGCGAGAAAAAGAGCAGGAAAGCTATGCTGAAGCTTGGCATGAAGTCCATCACTGGTGTGAGCCGTGTAACTGTCAAGAAGAGCAAGAAT ATCCTGTTTGTTATCTCCAAGCCAGATGTCTTCAAGAGCCCCGCTTCTGACACCTATGTCATCTTCGGTGAGGCTAAGATCGAGGATCTGAGCTCACAGCTGCAGTCACAGGCTGCAGAGCAATTCAAGGCGCCTGATCTGAGCAGTGTCATCTCAAACCCTGGGGCTTCGGCAGCAGctcaggatgatgacgaggattgTGACGAGGAAGGGGTAGAACCAAAGGACATTGAGCTGGTGATGACCCAGGCCGGCGTGCCGAGGGCGAAGGCTGTGAGGTCACTCAAGGCTGCTAATGGTGACATAGTCAGTGCCATTATGGAGCTGACGAACTAG
- the LOC124707759 gene encoding DNA-directed RNA polymerases II, IV and V subunit 12-like: MDPQQPEPVSYLCGDCGAENTLKAGDVIQCRECGYRILYKKRTTRIVQYEAR; this comes from the exons ATGGATCCGCAGCAGCCGGAGCCGGTCAGCTATCTCTGCGGAG ATTGCGGAGCGGAGAACACGCTGAAGGCAGGAGATGTGATCCAGTGCCGTGAGTGTGGCTACCGCATCCTGTACAAGAAGCGCACCACCAGGA TTGTTCAATATGAAGCGCGCTGA
- the LOC124706006 gene encoding phosphatidylinositol N-acetylglucosaminyltransferase subunit Y-like encodes MALAANRAMGFALVAVGITLLAGFLYAAVLSKALPPPDNWFLLAIRNDRYYCLLVPLTVPVIIVAVYLHWMSMKMFKHA; translated from the exons ATGGCTCTCGCTGCGAACCGTGCCATGGGATTCGCCCTGGTTGCGGTCGGCATCACGCTCCTCGCCGGTTTCCTTTATGCCGCCGTCCTCTCCAAGGCGCTTCCACCGCCGGACAACTGGTTCCTGCTTGCCATTCGAAATGACAG GTACTACTGCTTGCTTGTGCCCCTGACGGTCCCGGTGATAATCGTGGCTGTGTACCTGCACTGGATGAGCATGAAGATGTTCAAGCATGCCTGA